Genomic segment of Acidobacteriota bacterium:
TCTCGTACTCCCGCCGGTTCAGGCGGTGCACGGTGGTCCGGCCCGGATTGGGAGCCGCCGTCGCGGCCTCGTCCAGGGCGCTCTCCAGCGCGGAAGCGGCGGTCTCGTAGGTGGCGGCGTCCGGTCTGCGCCGGCCGGCCGGCGGCATCGACGCGGTCCGCAGCCTGCGCACCACCTTCTCCCAGGCATCCGGGTGGTCGCCCACCTGGGCCGGGTCCATCGCGTCCAGTGTGAGCCCGGCCGTCCGCAGCCGTTCGTTGTGGCAGCCGACACAGTAGCGGTTCAGGACCCGGCGCACGGACTCGCCGGTCGCCCCGCCCGCGGCAGCGGGGGTTTGCGTCTGCGGCGTCACTGCGGGCGCGTGCGCAGCGGATGCGACCTGCTGTTCGCCGGCCGGGGCTGCTTCCCGAGGCCCGGCGGCATGCACGTCGAACAGACCCAGGCAGGCTACGGTGGCGCCGAGTCCGACGACGCCGGCTCCGGTCTTCGACATCGTTCCACCTCGGGTTGCGAACGCGGCCACATCCCCTCCGCACGTGGCTCGCCGCCGGCGAACGAATGGCGTAGTCTACTCCCCCTGTCGGTGTTCGCGCGAACGATTCCCCGGAATCCGGGGCGGTCGACGGCTATCGCCGCGTGCCGGTGACGTCGGTCCGGACGCTGAAGAGCGTCTTGCCAGACGTGATGTACAGCGTCCGCAGGTCGTCCCCGCCGAAGGCGACGTTGGTGATCGTGTCCTCCCAGATCGGGATGTGCTCGAGCAGCTCGCCGGCCGGCGAGAAGACGTGCACGCCGGCCACCGTGTCGAGCGTCTCGCTCGTGCCGCGCAGCCGGTTGAGGCCCGCCGCGACATAGAGGTTGCCCTCGCTGTCGATCGTCATCCCGTCTCCGCTCCGTCCGGGATAGAAGTCGTGGAATACGCGCATGTTGCTCGCCGTGCCGTCCTCCGCGAGGTCGTAGGCGCGGATCATCCGCGCGCCGCCCTCCTGCTGCGCCGTCTCGATCAGGTACAGCGTGCGGTCGTCCGGCGAGATCACGATCCCGTTGGGCCGCTCGATGTCCGGCTCGGTCAGGATGCGTGCGATGGAGCCGTCGGGGTCGATGCGATACACCCCGTGCACGCCGGTCTGCTCGGCCGTCACGACCGGTCCCGGGCGATCGGTGAAGTAGACCCGCCCCTGCCCGTCGATGGTGAGATCGTTCGGCTGATGAAGCTGCTTGCCCTCGAAGTGGTCGGCCAGCACCTCGATCTCTCCGGTCGCGATGTTCGTTCGCGTGATGCGCGGCAGGACGTCGTCGCCGTTGCCCCCTTCGCACGCCAGCAGCCGCCACTCGCTGTCGA
This window contains:
- a CDS encoding SMP-30/gluconolactonase/LRE family protein, yielding SMLKVSILHVLGFCIFSGRAWGGVPGGGGALAQEAENRPVAVEGIISFTEGPTVDEAGAVYFTDLRVTGRILKMDTDGTITTYREPSNRANGLIFDSEWRLLACEGGNGDDVLPRITRTNIATGEIEVLADHFEGKQLHQPNDLTIDGQGRVYFTDRPGPVVTAEQTGVHGVYRIDPDGSIARILTEPDIERPNGIVISPDDRTLYLIETAQQEGGARMIRAYDLAEDGTASNMRVFHDFYPGRSGDGMTIDSEGNLYVAAGLNRLRGTSETLDTVAGVHVFSPAGELLEHIPIWEDTITNVAFGGDDLRTLYITSGKTLFSVRTDVTGTRR